From Yersinia hibernica, a single genomic window includes:
- a CDS encoding glycosyltransferase family 2 protein, with protein MTAVTIFTPTFNRAHLLKRCYLSILEQNRDDIEWLIVDDGSTDNTRDVVREFQNEKRIKINYIYQSNNGKQAAWNAALENAHGEYFIGLDSDDALVTDSISKLLTMSTVFDDNEIIGIRAISINSETLQPNNCYLSNGDKKNSWFDEFSSGIRGERIDFFKTELIKNYLYPVKPGINFIPEIWFYSNVAKKYSFYYSSIPVRIFFDDEKNNRLSKSSIKKHAAGHYISRKALLENVPLKLWLSRPLDFIKSVLRINQALAMMDSKYIDQTKSSILVKIVTLPGAIINKIKRQ; from the coding sequence ATGACTGCAGTCACTATATTTACACCTACATTCAATAGAGCACATCTATTAAAACGTTGCTATCTTTCTATTCTAGAACAAAATAGAGATGATATAGAGTGGTTAATAGTTGATGATGGCTCCACAGATAATACGCGTGATGTGGTTAGAGAATTTCAAAATGAAAAAAGAATAAAAATAAACTATATCTATCAAAGTAATAATGGGAAGCAAGCCGCATGGAATGCAGCGCTAGAGAATGCGCACGGAGAATATTTTATCGGGTTGGATTCTGATGACGCCCTTGTGACTGACTCTATCAGTAAATTACTGACAATGAGTACAGTATTTGACGATAATGAAATTATAGGCATCAGGGCAATATCGATAAATTCAGAGACATTACAGCCTAATAACTGCTATTTATCTAATGGGGATAAAAAAAATTCATGGTTTGATGAATTTTCCTCCGGAATTCGCGGTGAGCGAATCGACTTTTTTAAAACAGAATTAATCAAAAATTATTTATATCCTGTCAAACCTGGTATCAATTTTATTCCGGAAATTTGGTTTTATAGTAATGTGGCTAAAAAATATAGTTTTTATTATAGCTCAATTCCAGTGCGTATTTTTTTTGATGATGAAAAAAATAATAGGCTAAGTAAATCGTCGATAAAAAAACATGCTGCAGGGCATTATATTTCTCGTAAAGCTTTATTAGAAAATGTACCGCTAAAGTTGTGGCTATCCCGTCCATTAGATTTTATAAAATCTGTTTTAAGAATTAATCAGGCTTTAGCTATGATGGATAGTAAGTATATTGACCAGACTAAATCTTCTATTTTGGTTAAAATTGTTACTTTACCTGGTGCAATAATTAATAAAATTAAAAGGCAATAA
- a CDS encoding glycosyltransferase has translation MDNKKLLSLIIPVYNADKYLDSCLASVFSQWDNTLEVIIINDGSTDNSADIIKKYSENFEFVYIAQENAGISVVRNKGISTSSGRYITFLDADDLWCDDIYHTIKEVIRANSSDGLIFNYSEIIDDKEKAFKLIKENKLTVDNLDSVKLRIAESEMFYVWRCIFNRDIFNGINFDIGRRFEDQLLLPILINKCKSIFECKDLIVQYRQVSSSITKNIYISDLDDSEFGLVRFTDQYLKNNSKYWAVVLASVFLSHVSKCARIYHINKSRALESYNKAYEIVPLKAILHSGKLKSILYYIFKYKLFFRLVSSVEHEVKNK, from the coding sequence ATGGATAATAAAAAATTACTCTCACTGATTATACCCGTATATAATGCTGATAAATATCTTGATTCGTGTTTAGCTTCAGTGTTTTCACAATGGGATAATACCTTAGAAGTCATCATTATTAATGATGGTTCAACTGACAACTCAGCAGATATTATAAAAAAATACAGTGAAAATTTTGAGTTTGTTTATATAGCACAAGAAAATGCGGGTATCTCTGTTGTTAGAAATAAAGGAATATCGACCTCTAGTGGAAGATATATTACTTTCTTAGATGCTGATGATTTGTGGTGTGATGATATTTATCACACTATCAAGGAAGTTATTCGAGCTAATTCATCTGATGGCTTGATTTTTAATTACAGCGAAATTATAGACGATAAAGAAAAAGCATTTAAGTTAATAAAAGAAAATAAATTAACTGTCGATAATCTTGATTCTGTAAAATTGAGAATAGCAGAGAGTGAAATGTTTTATGTATGGCGTTGTATCTTCAATAGAGATATTTTTAATGGGATTAATTTTGATATTGGCCGACGATTTGAAGACCAATTACTCCTTCCTATATTAATTAATAAATGTAAATCAATATTTGAATGCAAAGATTTAATTGTACAATATAGACAAGTATCGAGCAGTATTACTAAAAATATATATATATCCGACCTTGATGATAGTGAGTTCGGGTTAGTCAGGTTTACAGATCAATACTTAAAAAATAATAGTAAATATTGGGCGGTGGTTTTAGCGAGCGTATTTTTGTCTCATGTTTCAAAATGCGCCAGAATCTATCATATTAATAAATCCCGAGCCTTAGAAAGTTACAATAAAGCTTATGAAATTGTTCCATTAAAAGCCATTCTTCATTCGGGGAAACTAAAGTCTATTTTATATTACATATTTAAATATAAATTATTTTTTAGATTGGTTTCATCTGTTGAACATGAGGTGAAAAATAAATGA